In Anthonomus grandis grandis chromosome 5, icAntGran1.3, whole genome shotgun sequence, the following are encoded in one genomic region:
- the LOC126736312 gene encoding RYamide neuropeptides-like produces the protein MNVRKITVILVYLAYVVVGLVMAAKESNKRIPGSTHAFQQMVRYGRSSDKDGKIRVYPRADVFYLGPRYGKRSNMESINNALNEDKSIPCIYTGITNLYRCNIPRRPALDNNLQD, from the exons aTGAATGTCCGGAAAATTACCGTGATACTGGTTTATTTGGCCTACGTCGTTGTCGGTCTGGTGATGGCCGCCAAAGAGTCCAATAAAAGAATCCCAG GTTCGACGCACGCTTTCCAACAAATGGTACGGTACGGCAGGTCGAGCGACAAGGACGGAAAGATACGGGTTTATCCTAGGGCGGATGTATTTTATCTTGGACCAAG ATATGGTAAAAGGTCCAACATGGAGAGCATAAATAATGCCCTGAACGAGGACAAAAGCATCCCCTGTATATACACCGGTATCACGAACTTGTACAGATGCAACATCCCCAg